The following coding sequences are from one Gigantopelta aegis isolate Gae_Host chromosome 15, Gae_host_genome, whole genome shotgun sequence window:
- the LOC121390098 gene encoding neuronal migration protein doublecortin-like, with the protein MFKRDLQNDPRGRRVNGTPQSDVNEDDDRWEDPEKQENEEEEEAEQRYEDHSNLKRNKDSHMVPGNDYRPQKATLYRVYRNNDKLFKGLPVSYSRQQFPVIESFTTWLNQKISTPTGVRYLFSWPSGVEVKTNEDLDKLDSRILVVSSVKTLNKDTDYGDALANPENAEVVHTHTRKNPPQTTPEDPEPTSETDRFFTITSNLKRKSHGLFVIDPESRDTFADLMRDIITRLDIPRPPIKSLHYDKPPYTKVLSLHQLLRDFQNGDGFLACGEEMTPRELTQIK; encoded by the exons ATGTTTAAAAGAGATTTACAG AACGACCCACGTGGTCGCCGGGTGAACGGCACCCCTCAGAGCGACGTGAACGAGGACGACGACAGGTGGGAGGACCCTGAAAAACAGGAGAACGAGGAGGAAGAGGAAGCAGAACAGCGATATGAGGACCACTCCAACCTCAA ACGCAACAAAGACTCACATATGGTTCCCGGAAACGACTACCGCCCCCAGAAGGCCACACTGTACCGCGTGTACAGGAACAACGACAAGCTGTTCAAAGGACTTCCGGTGTCGTACAGTCGGCAGCAATTTCCGGTGATCGAGTCATTCACCACGTGGCTCAACCAGAAGATCTCAACACCCACag GtgttcgatatttgttttcctggCCTTCTGGAGTTGAAGTAAAAACAAACGAAGATCTCGATAAACTGGACTCTCGAATTCTCGTCGTCTCTTCGGTGAAAACACTCAACAAAGACACCGATTACGGAGACGCCCTGGCGAATCCGGAGAACGCCGAAGTagtgcacacgcacacgcgcaagAATCCACCACAGACCACGCCGGAGGATCCCGAGCCGACTTCCGAAACGGACCGATTCTTCACGATCACGAGCAACTTGAAGCGAAAGAGTCACGGACTGTTCGTGATAGATCCCGAGTCGAGAGACACATTCGCCGATCTCATGCGAGACATCATAACGAGGCTAGACATACCTCGTCCACCAATCAAAAGTCTGCATTACGACAAACCGCCGTACACtaag GTACTGAGTCTGCATCAGCTACTCCGGGATTTCCAGAACGGTGATGGTTTTCTAGCATGCGGCGAAGAGATGACGCCCAGAGAACTCACCCAGATAAAG
- the LOC121390302 gene encoding extensin-2-like, with product MVDWLEDNPILWNTLMMDYMCRDNKKKLWEDQAALMGKVVRDHFHLLKATIEAHAGDLEAAEAACAEVGAAAVELDTTTLTSSRKQRRPQEDPDIPLLSALQESVQQSGELLKDLTAQRHPVKPTARSAFANYVKDSLLTMSDKKYKTAMRDINKVLSDLMLVDSDEEDMEIPPMRPTLATPNIPQSVRPSSAPAFGAASSSSPSEQYQPMPAMWKHQPPPSSVWNSQTPEYMERYFQQPDLHQQPQQYQPMPAMWKHQPPPSSVWNSQTPEYMERYFQQPDLHQQPQQYQPMPAMWKHQPPPSSVWNSQTPEYMERYFQQPDLHQQPQQYQPMPAMWKHQPPPSSVWNSQTPEYMERYFQQPDLHQQPQQYQPMPAMWKHQPPPSSVWNSQTPEYMERYFQQPDLHQQPQQYQPMPAMWKHQPPPSSVWNSQTPEYMERYFQQPDLHQQPQQYQPMPAMWKHQPPPSSVWNSQTPEYMERYFQQPDLHQQPQQYQPMPAMWKHQPPPSSVWNSQTPEYMERYFQQPDLHQQPQQYQPMPAMWKHQPPPSSVWNSQTPEYMERYFQQPDLHQQPQQYQPMPAMWKHQPPPSSVWNSQTPEYMERYFQQPDLHQQPQQYQMLPPPTHTILQPRQRTQQPSSTVSYLQQQEEQQQQPRSSSSFVSCISSTAAATLHSPLPFLAGSINLGNISNLSAVLDTSLLNDAEGPMGTPPPQDQ from the exons atggtggactggctggaggACAACCCCATCCTGTGGAACACACTCATGATGGACTACATGTGCCGGGACAATAAGAAGAAGCTGTGGGAGGACCAGGCTGCCCTCATGGGGAAAGTCGTACGAGACCATTTTCACCTG TTGAAGGCTACCATTGAGGCTCATGCTGGTGACCTCGAAGCTGCTGAGGCTGCCTGCGCTGAGGTTGGAGCTGCCGCCGTGGAGCTGGACACCACCACCCTTACCTCTTCACGCAAGCAGCGGCGTCCCCAGGAAGACCCGGACATCCCCCTCCTCTCCGCCCTACAGGAGAGCGTCCAGCAGTCAGGGGAGCTCCTGAAGGACCTCACAGCACAGCGCCACCCCGTCAAGCCCACTGCTCGCAGCGCCTTCGCCAACTACGTCAAGGACAGTCTTCTCACCATGTCTGATAAGAAGTACAAGACGGCAATGAGGGACATCAACAAGGTGCTGTCTGACCTCATGCTGGTGGACAGTGACGAGGAGGACATGGAGATACCGCCCATGAGGCCCACCCTGGCAACCCCCAACATCCCTCAGTCAGTGCGGCCATCTTCAGCACCTGCGTTTGGCGCCGCCTCATCCTCATCCCCATCTGAGCAGTACCAGCCAATGCCTGCCATGTGGAAACACCAGCCACCACCTTCTTCAGTGTGGAACTCCCAGACACCGGAGTACATGGAGAGGTACTTCCAGCAGCCCGACCTGCACCAGCAGCCCCAGCAGTACCAGCCAATGCCTGCCATGTGGAAACACCAGCCACCACCTTCTTCAGTGTGGAACTCACAGACACCGGAGTACATGGAGAGGTACTTCCAGCAGCCCGACCTGCACCAGCAGCCCCAGCAGTACCAGCCAATGCCTGCCATGTGGAAACACCAGCCACCACCTTCTTCAGTGTGGAACTCCCAGACACCGGAGTACATGGAGAGGTACTTCCAGCAGCCCGACCTGCACCAGCAGCCCCAGCAGTACCAGCCAATGCCTGCCATGTGGAAACACCAGCCACCACCTTCTTCAGTGTGGAACTCACAGACACCGGAGTACATGGAGAGGTACTTCCAGCAGCCCGACCTGCACCAGCAGCCCCAGCAGTACCAGCCAATGCCTGCCATGTGGAAACACCAGCCACCACCTTCTTCAGTGTGGAACTCCCAGACACCGGAGTACATGGAGAGGTACTTCCAGCAGCCCGACCTGCACCAGCAGCCCCAGCAGTACCAGCCAATGCCTGCCATGTGGAAACACCAGCCACCACCTTCTTCAGTGTGGAACTCACAGACACCGGAGTACATGGAGAGGTACTTCCAGCAGCCCGACCTGCACCAGCAGCCCCAGCAGTACCAGCCAATGCCTGCCATGTGGAAACACCAGCCACCACCTTCTTCAGTGTGGAACTCACAGACACCGGAGTACATGGAGAGGTACTTCCAGCAGCCCGACCTGCACCAGCAGCCCCAGCAGTACCAGCCAATGCCTGCCATGTGGAAACACCAGCCACCACCTTCTTCAGTGTGGAACTCCCAGACACCGGAGTACATGGAGAGGTACTTCCAGCAGCCCGACCTGCACCAGCAGCCCCAGCAGTACCAGCCAATGCCTGCCATGTGGAAACACCAGCCACCACCTTCTTCAGTGTGGAACTCCCAGACACCGGAGTACATGGAGAGGTACTTCCAGCAGCCCGACCTGCACCAGCAGCCCCAGCAGTACCAGCCAATGCCTGCCATGTGGAAACACCAGCCACCACCTTCTTCAGTGTGGAACTCCCAGACACCGGAGTACATGGAGAGGTACTTCCAGCAGCCCGACCTGCACCAGCAGCCCCAGCAGTACCAGATGCTGCCTCCTCCAACCCACACTATCCTGCAGCCGCGGCAGCGTACACAGCAGCCCTCCTCCACCGTGTCCTATTTGCAGCAGCAGGAGGAGCAACAGCAGCAACCTCGATCCTCTTCCTCCTTCGTGTCCTGTATTTCGAGTACAGCTGCAGCGACACTGCATTCGCCCCTCCCCTTCTTGGCTGGTAGCATTAATTTGGGGAACATTTCAAACCTTTCGGCAGTGTTGGACACGAGCCTCCTGAACGATGCTGAAGGGCCAATGGGCACTCCACCACCACAAGACCAGTAG